Proteins from one Salmo salar chromosome ssa29, Ssal_v3.1, whole genome shotgun sequence genomic window:
- the slc7a14b gene encoding probable cationic amino acid transporter — translation MAEWLRRVSWGDAWYSLYSRLLRTKPVGRMGQGSEVSDDITEVGGLARVLTTADLVSLGVGSCVGTGMYVVAGLVAKEMAGPGVILSFFIAAVASILSGVCYAEFGVRVPKTTGSAYTYSYVTVGECTAFFIGWNLILEYLIGTAAGASALSSMFDSLANHSISSYMITHLGTLRGLGKGEESYPDVLAMAISLVVTVIVSLGVRNSVGLNNVLNMVNLVVWCFLIISGLFFLSADNWEAGNFLPYGWSGVMKGAATCFYAFIGFDIIATTGEEAKSPNTSIPYAITASLITCLTAYVSVSVVLTLMVPYDLIDGSAPLMEMFAVHGFLPGKYIVAVGSIAGLTVSLMGSLFPMPRVIYAMARDGLLFRFLANVSPYTHTPAVACLVSGCLAALMSLLVSLQDLIEMMSIGTLLAYTLVSVCVLLLRYQPDTDTHNFLPGEEEEGPRQKEGVMAECDDGTLPTNDDQMLIGGSDSSTFDPDSSGYQSSGVAGEPGDSGSFHTGPSSLLKRVLGSRYSTLRVRLGIPDASARPTPSSGRMVTRCTLLLFLLSFLLWATVIFGVERGTGAGSAISGIVATLLAGKIATILVVIVRQPESGRILPYMAPCVPFVPAVAILVNSYLMLKLSPLTWARFAVWCTLGILIYGCYGIWNSSLEISTREEQAHASTYQRYDDHLDDTFSPDNDLDPQDNQEEGRYQGWSAEKGYHYQQNQDQNQDQGGDQYQNQYQDGNQYQDGNQYQDGSQYQNQSGYQSGPQGSSMGSRGRTNQGYTDPQEPEGSSCD, via the exons ATGGCAGAATGGCTGAGGCGTGTGTCCTGGGGAGATGCATGGTACAGCCTATACTCCCGCCTGCTCAGGACCAAACCTGTGGGCAGGatgggtcaggggtcagaggtcagcgaCGATATTACAGAGGTAGGGGGGCTGGCTAGGGTCCTGACGACAGCTGACCTGGTGTCGCTAGGGGTGGGGAGCTGCGTTGGCACAGGGATGTACGTGGTTGCCGGGCTGGTTGCTAAGGAGATGGCGGGGCCAGGAGTGATCCTGTCCTTCTTCATCGCTGCTGTGGCTTCTATACTGTCAG GTGTATGTTATGCAGAGTTTGGCGTGCGTGTCCCTAAGACAACTGGGTCAGCCTACACCTACAGCTATGTCACAGTGGGGGAGTGTACGGCCTTTTTCATTGGCTGGAATCTGATCCTGGAGTACCTGATTGGTACTGCAGCCGGGGCGTCGGCTCTCAGCAGCATGTTTGACTCGCTGGCCAATCACAGCATCTCGAGCTACATGATAACACACCTGGGGACACTCAGAGGCctgg GTAAAGGGGAGGAGTCGTACCCTGACGTCCTGGCCATGGCCATATCGCTGGTTGTCACGGTGATTGTGTCATTAGGGGTCCGTAACTCGGTAGGGTTGAATAACGTTCTGAACATGGTCAACCTGGTGGTGTGGTGCTTCCTGATCATCTCTGGACTCTTCTTTCTCTCCGCTGACAACTGGGAGGCGGGGAACTTCCTGCCCTACGGATGGTCCGGG gTGATGAAGGGAGCGGCCACTTGTTTCTATGCCTTCATAGGGTTTGACATCATCGCTACGACTGGAGAAGAAGCCAAGAGTCCCAACACCTCTATACCCTATGCTATTACTGCTAGTCTGATAACCTGCCTGACCGCATACGTCTCT GTGTCTGTGGTCCTGACTCTGATGGTTCCTTATGACCTGATCGATGGTTCAGCTCCACTGATGGAGATGTTTGCAGTGCATGGGTTCCTGCCGGGGAAATACATAGTGGCTGTAGGATCTATAGCTGGCCTCACTGTCAGTCTAATGGGCTCCCTGTTCCCCATGCCCAGGGTCATATACGCTATGGCTAGAGACGGACTGCTCTTCAG gttCCTGGCCAACGTTTCTCCGTACACTCACACTCCAGCAGTAGCATGTCTggtgtctggctgtctggctgctctcatgtctctcctagtctcccttcAAGATCTCATAGAGATGATGTCTATAGGAACTCTACTGGCTTACAccctggtcagtgtgtgtgtcctgctgcTGCGCTACCAGcccgacacagacacacacaacttcCTGcctggggaggaagaggaggggcctAGGCAGAAAGAGGGCGTGATGGCGGAATGCGATGACGGAACTCTGCCCACCAACGACGACCAGATGTTGATTGGAGGATCAGACTCATCGACCTTTGACCCTGACAGCTCCGGCTACCAATCAAGCGGTGTTGCAGGTGAACCTGGTGACTCTGGCAGCTTCCACACCGGCCCCTCCTCGCTGTTGAAGAgggttctgggtagtcgttacTCCACCCTGCGTGTCCGCCTGGGGATCCCTGACGCCTCGGCCCGTCCCACCCCGTCCTCCGGTCGCATGGTGACACGCtgcaccctcctcctcttcctcctctccttcctcctctgggCCACTGTCATCTTCGGCGTGGAGCGAGGGACCGGTGCGGGCTCGGCCATTTCAGGGATCGTAGCAACACTATTGGCGGGCAAAATAGCAACCATACTGGTGGTGATCGTGCGCCAGCCTGAGAGTGGGCGGATCCTGCCCTACATGGCGCCGTGCGTGCCGTTTGTCCCCGCGGTGGCCATCTTGGTAAACTCCTACCTGATGCTGAAACTGTCGCCACTCACCTGGGCACGCTTCGCTGTCTGGTGCACTCTGG GTATACTGATCTATGGTTGCTATGGGATATGGAACAGCTCTTTGGAGATCAGCACCAGAGAGGAACAGGCTCACGCCAGCACCTACCAGCGATATGATGACCACCTTGACGACACCTTCTCCCCTGACAATGACCTTGACCCCCAGGACAACCAGGAAGAGGGGCGCTACCAGGGTTGGTCAGCGGAGAAGGGCTACCACTACCAGCAAAACCAGGATCAGAACCAGGATCAGGGGGGTGACCAGTACCAAAACCAGTATCAAGATGGCAACCAGTACCAGGATGGCAACCAGTACCAGGATGGCTCCCAGTACCAGAACCAGTCAGGTTATCAGTCCGGCCCTCAGGGCTCCTCTATGGGATCCAGGGGAAGAACCAATCAGGGCTACACAGATCCACAGGAACCCGAGGGCTCCTCTTGTGATTGA